The following coding sequences are from one Nicotiana tabacum cultivar K326 chromosome 1, ASM71507v2, whole genome shotgun sequence window:
- the LOC107808755 gene encoding universal stress protein PHOS34 isoform X2, translating to MQKQPPHTADSDIPNLANIKVKCSSPRFPPPTTPSATETPTAGAQRKIGIAVDLSDESAFAVKWAVHHYLRPGDAVILLHVRPTSVLYGADWGSVDLSIIDPDNVESHRKLEDDFDNFTATKSSALAQPLVDAQIPYKIHIVKDHDMKERLCLEVERLGLSAVIMGSRGFGATKRGNDGRLGSVSDYCVRHCVCPVVVVRYPDEKDGGNAARKPVVSVASAAKENEEETEYHDASDDRQGSQPAIGKGSKTDN from the exons ATGCAGAAACAACCACCGCACACGGCGGATTCCGACATCCCAAACCTCGCGAACATCAAGGTCAAATGTTCATCGCCGCGTTTTCCACCACCTACCACTCCATCCGCCACAGAGACCCCCACTGCCGGTGCACAACGCAAAATCGGAATCGCCGTTGATCTCAGTGACGAATCCGCCTTCGCCGTTAAATGGGCTGTCCACCACTACCTCCGTCCTGGTGACGCCGTTATCCTTCTTCACGTCCGCCCTACCTCCGTCCTCTATGGTGCTGATTGGGGTTCTGTTGATCTCTCCATTATCGATCCCGATAACGTAGAGTCTCACCGGAAGCTTGAAGATGATTTCGATAATTTTACTGCCACTAAATCTTCTGCTTTGGCTCAGCCGCTTGTTGATGCACAAATTCCGTACAAAATTCATATTGTGAAAGATCATGATATGAAAGAGAGGCTTTGTCTTGAGGTTGAGAGGCTAGGATTGAGTGCAGTTATTATGGGTAGTCGAGGATTTGGGGCAACGAAGAGAGGAAATGATGGGAGGCTTGGAAGTGTTAGTGATTACTGTGTTAGGCATTGTGTTTGTCCTGTTGTAGTTGTGAGGTATCCTGATGAGAAGGATGGTGGAAATGCTGCTCGTAAGCCGGTAGTTTCTGTGGCGTCTGCGGCAAAAGAAAATGAGGAGGAAACCGAGTATCATGATGCTTCTGATGATCGCCAAG GATCGCAACCAGCCATAGGAAAAGGCTCGAAAACGGATAATTGA
- the LOC107808755 gene encoding universal stress protein PHOS34 isoform X1 produces the protein MQKQPPHTADSDIPNLANIKVKCSSPRFPPPTTPSATETPTAGAQRKIGIAVDLSDESAFAVKWAVHHYLRPGDAVILLHVRPTSVLYGADWGSVDLSIIDPDNVESHRKLEDDFDNFTATKSSALAQPLVDAQIPYKIHIVKDHDMKERLCLEVERLGLSAVIMGSRGFGATKRGNDGRLGSVSDYCVRHCVCPVVVVRYPDEKDGGNAARKPVVSVASAAKENEEETEYHDASDDRQAGSQPAIGKGSKTDN, from the exons ATGCAGAAACAACCACCGCACACGGCGGATTCCGACATCCCAAACCTCGCGAACATCAAGGTCAAATGTTCATCGCCGCGTTTTCCACCACCTACCACTCCATCCGCCACAGAGACCCCCACTGCCGGTGCACAACGCAAAATCGGAATCGCCGTTGATCTCAGTGACGAATCCGCCTTCGCCGTTAAATGGGCTGTCCACCACTACCTCCGTCCTGGTGACGCCGTTATCCTTCTTCACGTCCGCCCTACCTCCGTCCTCTATGGTGCTGATTGGGGTTCTGTTGATCTCTCCATTATCGATCCCGATAACGTAGAGTCTCACCGGAAGCTTGAAGATGATTTCGATAATTTTACTGCCACTAAATCTTCTGCTTTGGCTCAGCCGCTTGTTGATGCACAAATTCCGTACAAAATTCATATTGTGAAAGATCATGATATGAAAGAGAGGCTTTGTCTTGAGGTTGAGAGGCTAGGATTGAGTGCAGTTATTATGGGTAGTCGAGGATTTGGGGCAACGAAGAGAGGAAATGATGGGAGGCTTGGAAGTGTTAGTGATTACTGTGTTAGGCATTGTGTTTGTCCTGTTGTAGTTGTGAGGTATCCTGATGAGAAGGATGGTGGAAATGCTGCTCGTAAGCCGGTAGTTTCTGTGGCGTCTGCGGCAAAAGAAAATGAGGAGGAAACCGAGTATCATGATGCTTCTGATGATCGCCAAG CAGGATCGCAACCAGCCATAGGAAAAGGCTCGAAAACGGATAATTGA